The genomic window TGGTTGTGGCCTTTCCCTCCTCTGCTAAAGCAGGGGAGGGAGTTTAAGGATTTAGGCAATCAGGTTTCTGTGATCACAGTGTGTGCCCATGGCTCTGTGTCCTCCTTGTTTCATTGCAGCTGCCCAATTGAAATGGGATCTGAGACAGGGACAGAAGGATAAAAAGCTTCAGGAACAAACAGCGAGCTGAGGGGGGAAAGGCCACGGCGTGAGCTCCCTCATGTCCAGGCACCACTGGAACCACAAAGGCAAACCCCAGCTCTGGAGTGGCCTCACCAcagagctctcctggagatgggaaACCCACGGGGAACGGGCTCCATCCGCACAGAGCTCCAGTTCTGGGAGCAGAACAGACTCTGCCCCACCAcagagctctcctggagatgggaaATCCACAGGGAACGGGCTCCATCTGCACAGAGCTCCAGTTTTGGGAGGAGAACAGACTCTGCCCCACCAcagagctctcctggagatgggaaACCCACGAGGAatgggctccatctgcacagAGCTCCAATTTTGGGAGGACTCTGCCTCACTACAGTGGAGATGGGAAACCCACAGGGAatgggctccatctgcacagAGCTCCAGTTTTGGGAGCAGAACAGACTCTGCCTCACCAcagagctctcctggagatgggaaACCCACGGGGAACAGGCTCCATCCACACAGAACTCCAATTTTGGGAGGACTCTGCCTCACCAcagagctctcctggagatgggaaACCCACGGGAACGGGCTCCATCTGCACAGAGCTCCAattttgggagcagagcagactCTGCCTCACCAcagagctctcctggagatgggaaACCCACGGGGAACGGGCTCCATCTGCACAGAGCTCCAGTTTTGGGAGGACACTGCCTCACCAcagagctctcctggagatgggaaATCCATGGGGAACGGGCTCCATCTGCACAGAGCTCCAgttttgggagcagagcagattCTGCCTCACCACAGTGGAGATGGGAAACCCACGGGGAATGGGTTCCATCTGCACAGAGCTCCAGTTTTGGGAGCAAAACACACTCTGCCTCACCAcagagctctcctggagatgggaaACCCACGGGGAACGGGCTCCAtctgcacagagctctgccctgccccaccccaggctgtgccacctCCAACCCGGAATCCAACCCTCAAGAGTCACCAAACATCCCACAAGGCTCGGAAAACGAGCAACACGGAGAGAGGGaggacggacagacggacagacgaGCCTcgacagcagcagctgcgggaGCCACGAAGGCGATGGCGAGCGGGAGCCCCACGGGGCAGGACACAGCGAGGGGCAGGGACCGAAGCCACGCCACGGCACTTGGGGCCCTCACAGGGGCAGGTCGGTGCTGTTGTGCCGCGTTTTCCTCGAGGTGCCGTCGTCCCTGGGCAGGGCCCGCTGCAGGCTGGACATGGCCGCCGTCTTCTTGAGGTCGATGACGGCGTACGAGTCGGTGCGGCGGGCGCCGGGGCTGGCGGGCGCTGCCGCCCGTggttcctgctgtccctggcagggctcGGGCTCCAGATCCACCTGGATGTAGTTGAGCTGCCGAGGAGGctccgggcagggccgggggaaGTCGAAGCTGAAGACGTTGGGCAggcggccgcgccggggcctgggcaggagagCGCGGCGCGGCTGCGAGGCCGCGGAGCTCTGCAGGGGCTCCTCCTCGCCCGCCTCGGAGAAGCCATTTGGGGACGGCGTGGGTGCCGTGCCAGCGTCCTCGTCCCCATACCGGGccggctgctgctcccacagcggcggcagcgccggcaGGTTCTCGTAGTGCAGCAGCGCCGAGcggcgctgggagcagctcccatcCTCCCGGGATGCTTTGGAGAGGCCAGACCGGCCTAGGGATGAGGTGCTGGGGGCCACCAGGCCATTGAGGTTCTCATAGACGCACTGTGGGGACGGGCAGCCCTCCTGGCACtcgttgttgttgttgttgggagGGCAGAGGTGCGGCCGGCATTGCCGGCACAGCCGGTGGTAGCCAGAGGTGGGAGCCAGCACGAATTTCAcctcccctggctgcaggaagaCCTGGGGGTTGCGGtcttccagggagcagctgtggtTCCTAGGGGGGAAAGGAGGGTGGGCTTCAGGCAAGGAGTGCATACAGTGCCGGCCCCTCGGCTCCGGCTCCCCGGTGTTGACGTAGGTGTGGGACTGCAAGGAGAGAAGCAGAGGGACAGTGAAAGGAGGAGACAGCAGAGACCAGAGCAAAGCAGCTGAGAAACCACCACGAGAGGGGAATTCCTCAGTGGCGGATGAGGAAAAAGGGTTTTGGAAGTTGGGAAGGTTTTTGGAGGTAAAaagttggtttgggttttgtgggCTGGGAGAGAGACAAGAGTGCAGCCACAGATACACTCTGTGTGTCCTCACGGATGGGCATCTGCaggaatttcctcatggaaaggctGGTCAGGCTTTGGAAGGtgtggagtgcccatccctggaggtgtcacctggatgtggcactgagtgctcgGGGTGGGGACTGGGCACAGGTTGGATTtaatcttttccagcctcagcgATTCGGGGTTCTGTGTCATGCTCCATGCACATTCACAAACTTCTCACTCCTCGAGTGGCCCACAGGTGATCCCACAACCCTCACACCTGCCCAGGCCTCCCTGGGGGTGCCTCAGACCAGCTGGGTTTTGtaggaaaaatttttaaattctacAACTGCGAGCAAAGAGCTGAAcctcaaaaccaaaaatgaaaaGGGTGTGAATTGAGGGTCTGTGTGACAGCTGGAAGGTAACTGCACCCCAAATACCACTGGGTTGAGGACAAAACTCAGTTTTTCTGACAGGACACCAGTTCTAGCAAAGTATCAAagagcaggagcctccaggagcaaaaggaaataaagagaatAAAGAGAGTGACAAGGTGTGAGGGTCCCCTGAGCTTTGAGTGAGGGAAGCCCAGAATTGCACCCAGCAGAGTTGAGCATGGGTTTACCTGCTCCTCAGGCCCCAGGAGGGGGTGCGTAGAGTCTTCCCCCACAGAGGAATGTCTCAGGCTGCTCACTGAGGGGTGCTGCCCTGCAGAGTAGGACAGGGATTCTCCAGGGAAGCTGTGAAATCCATTGGGAAGTCCAGTGTAGCCCAGACCTGTGAGGGAATCGAGGCAGAGGAGCGTTAAATTGGTACAAAACAGAATTATTAACACTTCCAGAGTGAGCTGGGCTCTTACTGGTGGGGCCCTGGGGGCTGCGGGGCAGCTCCCGCTCCGAGGGGTGGCCGCTCCTGGTGATCACCACGGGCTCCTCCACCACGTTGATGCTGTTGCACTgcatcagctcctgcagcaggttGAAGATCTCCTCTGCTCGGGAGCACTTGAAGGCAAAAATCCCTGCCAGGGACAGAGAGGAGGGTTAGAACAGCAAGGAAGTGATCCTGCTTTGAAAAACAGGTGTTGTTGCCGTTTCTAAATGAATTCtgatttcttctgctgctgtttaACACCATCAAGCCACAGGAAAACAaccccctgggcactgcccctgcccagcccctgcccagggcactgcccagcccccAGGGAGCCCCAAGGGAGcccccctgggcactgctgctgctccagggagcCCCCGAGACCCTTTCCCAGCCCTTTCCCCTGCCCAGGACACTGCCCCTGCCCCcagggagcccccagggcctgcccagcccctgcccagggcactgccccTGACCCCAGGGAGCCTCAAGGGAGcctccctgggcactgctgctgctccagggagccccccagccccctccccagcccttttccctgcccagcccctgcccaggacactgcccctgcccccagggagcccccagggagcccctgagcccctgccatggacacTGACCTTGCCCCAGAGAGCTCCCAAGGAgccccctgggcactgctcctgctcccaggaaaCTCCTCAAGGACTGACCCTgccccctgggcactgcccctgcccagacccttcccctgcccctgcccaacccctgcccagggcactgccccTGACCCCAGGGAGCCTCAAGGGAGcccccctgggcactgctgctgctccagggagcCCCTGAGACCCTTTCCCAGCCCTTTCCCCTGCCCAGCGCACTGCCCCTGCCCCcagggagcccccagggagccCCTGAGCCCCTACCATGGGCACTGACCTTGCCCCAGAGAGCTCCCAAGGAgccccctgggcactgctcctgctccagggagcccccgagacccttccccagccctttcccctgccccgggcactgcccctgcccccagggagccccccagcccctcaccctgGCCGGtgcggcagcggcggccgctCTCGAAGGAGAAGAGGTTGGCGTCGAAGCCGTAGCGCCGCAGGCACAGGTAGGGCCACCGCACGGCGTCGCGCTTGTGCGAGTGCAGCACCAGCTCCCCCGGCGCCAGCTCCAGCACCCCcgagcccagctcctgcccctcgTCGTCCACGTTGGTCACCTGTGGGTCTCAGGTTCAGTCAAAGACAgaaaactgagagtttctagccaggcagaagcctgggaaagagctggagaagaatgtaaataattctgtATCTCTCTTGTTGGTCACATTGTTGATAGTTAAGTTCTAgcactgtgtgtcaagcactgTACACCAGTGCTGTGAGTTGTTTTCACTccagctctgtataaaagagcggtgtattttgaataaatcagagttttactctcagtttttttccactggaccgatggagttggtcctcacgaagctctgtataaaagagtggggtattttgaataaatcagagttttactctcagtttttttccattggaccgatggagttggtcctcacaaagctctgtataaaagagcggtggattttgaataaatcagagttttactctcagcagaTTCTGAGTCAGaatcttctcattcccgtcctgcctcgacagcgacagtCACCTGCAGGGTGGGAGCCACCAGGGCATTGATTGTGCACGTTCTCCGTTGGTTCAGAGAGTGAAACgtaaattttaaagaatttagaGATGTTAGAGGATCTAAAATTTTAGTTAGAGAAAAGCCTTACTagagtaaattaaaataaatgggtaggccttgatgaagttaagagttaggAGTTAgctaataattgattgcttgtcagcacaatgttgaATTGAGAAATCactctttggtaaacaaatctccataacacattccacaggTTCACAGCAACAGGTGTAGTAAGTTAAGatttgtttctcattcttttctctgatcttctcacagccctTCCCAGAACAATGCTTGGGAAAGTTTttctgagagctgctgccacagtggGGAACTCCCTGGGCACTTCCAAGGCCTGGCCACGCTTTCCGtgaggaaattcctgctgatttccagcctaaacctcccctttTTGGGACACACAAGACTTTGGACCTGGCTAGCACACGAGATTTGACAATCAGGATGCCTTGGCAAGAACAAACAGCTTTGAAGATTGCAAGAAGATTAAACCAGGCTGAACTGGATAAGAAAATTACATCAAGACTCCTGCAAGCAAGAGATGTTGCAAAATGCTACGTTTGTTTATGTGATGATTAACTCAATCTTTGTAGTAAAATATTAGTAGCCTTCCTAAAATAGTGTATAAGCATAGGTAGTCCACAGTAAATTTGGATTCTTCTGACCATCTCTTGGAGTCTCCCTGTCCCTCTCATCATCGCCGAtatcccctggcccagcctgaggctgttccctgggataagatcccaaatccccctggctgtcccctcctgtcagggccAGAAattccccctgagcctcctttgctccaggctgagccccttttccagctccctcaggactttccaaacccttcccagctccctcaggtctctccagacccttcccagctccctcaggactctccaaaccctccccagctccctcaggaattccccaaacccttcccagctccctcagggctccccaaacccttcccagctccctcaggaattctccaaacccttcccagctccctcaggactCTCCAaatccttcccagctccctcaggactctccaaacccttcccagctccctcaggactctccaaacccttcccagatCCCTCAGGactctccaaacccttcccagatccctcaggaattctccaaacccttcccaactccctcaggactctccagacccttcccagctccctcaggactctccaaacccttcccagctccctcaggactCTCCAAACCCttctccaggtgctgcagctcctttcccttccctccagcccctccacatCTCCCTTGCTGggagggcccagagctggacagggCTCTCCAGGTGTCCCTGAGCAATTCCATGGAttcctcccttttcctgctgcctttttcccagctggcagcagggatccGTGGCTGGCAGCCCttggcagctcagctgctgtggctgagccctggaacacagccctgagcaatAAAAGGTTTTTCTCTCCAGTCCCccatttctttgcctttcccaAGCAGCAAATACAAACACATTTTCAGCAGGAGTTTCttaaagaaaggggaaaaataaaaagaaaaaccaaaccagaagtGATGAATTTTCATATTTGTGTGCGGGGGAAGGAGTTTGCTCTCTCCTCgtgcagccagagctgtcccagaCCCTCTGATGGGGTTGGAAGGGCAAAAATTTACCTTGAATTTGGTGGGGTGGTTGTCTGGGATGCTGtctgtgcacagacagctgcagcagctccccatgACGCCAGGCAGAGaggacatccctggggacaggacaggcaTGGTCAGATCCCAAATCCAACTCCCCCAGCATCTCCAGCTGTGCCCTCCCCCATCCCAGCGGGGCTGGAGCTCCAGCTCTTTGCTCTGCTCCTTGATTAACGAGAGTTGTGTTAATTAAAACCAGTTCCTACCATTAGGCAGTTGTTGGATTTGTCGTGGAGGAGTGAGAAGGAATTCCCACTGCAGTCCCTCTATCTCCCTCGGGATTTCATGGCAAGCGAGTTTCACCTAAAACATGAGGGGAACACTCCCATCTTCCACCTGGCAAGGAGAACACAATTAAACAAtgataaaagcagagaaaattaaaaggcaGGGGGTGGGAGAGTGACTGAACTTCCCTTCAGACAACCCAAGGAAAGCAGGTGCATTTTGTGtttaattaattacatttataTCAACACAGAAAACTCTGCACAGCAATGAAAAATGCAcagctaaaaataatttttaaagatttagagaagagatattttctttcctggctGTGGGATCCTACAGGGGAGTGGGGTTTACCAGGGTGAAGGAAATaaagctgagcagctgctgaggaatgCGATGGTGCCTTCACTGCAGGGAAGGTCCTTCAGGGTCAGagaaccagcagctgctctgcttcgGAGGAGGAGAAGCAAGAAAAGGccagaaaacacaagaaatctGATATGTGacccagaaaacacaaaaattctgATATCTGACCCAGTCAGTGTGAGGATCAGGCAGGAAGGAGGCAGTGGGGAATACTCCTGTGTTTTCACTCACAGAGTCACTCCtgggtgttggtttttttttttaattgtagtGAGAAATGGGAAATTCTTCTATCCCTGATGGGAACTTGGGCAGGTGACAGGGAATGATGCCAGGTGTGCCCTGAGAGCAGCTCAGTGTCTCCACCTGATCCACCAGGACCTCCAGCCCGGGATTGAAGTGGCAATTTGGGAACCCTCTTTCCATCGGGAAACTTTCCATTGGGAACCTCCTTCCATTGGAAACCCCTTTCCATTGGAAACCTCTTTCTACAGGAAACCCCTTTCCATTTGGAATTTCTTTCCATTGGAAACTCCTTCCATTGGGAACCTCTTTCATTGGAAACCCCTTTCCATTGGAATCCCTTTCCAATGGAACCTCTTTCCATTAGGAGCCTCCTCCATTGGAAACCTCTTTCTGCTGGAAACATCTTTCCATTGGAAAACTTCTTCCATTGGGAACCTCTTCCATTGGAAACCCCTTTCCATTGGAAACCTCTTTCTACAGGAAACCTCTTTCCAGTTGGAACTTCTTTCCATTGGAAACCTCTTTCATTGGAAACCCCTTTCCATTTGGAACCCCTTTCTACCTGGAACCCCTTTCCATTGGAAACTCCTTCCATTGGGAACCTCTTTCATTGGAAACTCTTTTCCATTGGAATCCCGTTCCAGTGGAACCTCTTTCCATTAGGAGCCTCCTCCATTGGAAACCTCTTTCTGCTGGAAACATCTTTCCATTGGAAAACTTTTTCCATTGGGAACCTTCTTCCATTGGAAACCCCTTTCCATTGGCAACCTCTTTCTACAGGAAACCTCTTTCCAGTTGGAACTTCTTTCCATTGGAAACCCCTTTCCACTGGAAACCCCTTTCCACCTGGAACCCCTTTCCATTGGAAACTCCTTCCATTGGGAACCTCTTTCATTGGAAACCCCTTTCCATTGGAATCCCTTTCCACCTGGAACCTCTTTCATTGGAAACTCCTTTGGAATCCCTTTCCAATGGAACCTCTTTCCATGAGGAGCCTCCTCCATTGGAAACCTCTTTCTGCTGGAAACATCTTTCCATTGGAAAACCCTTTCCATTGGGAACCTCTTTGTATGGGAAACCCCTTTTCATTTGGAATCCCTTTCCATTTGAACCCCTTTCCACTGGAACCCCTTTCCATTGGGAGCCTCTCCCTCTGCCAGaatctgcctcctcctcctcctcctcctcctcttcctcctcctcctcctcctcctcctccttctgctcctgctccaaaCGAAACCTGGGGCCGTGGGGTGGCAGAGCCGCCCTGGGCCCCTTCCAGTgtggagggagggggaaaagccCCACTTGAGCTGCCCAAGGGTCCCACTCCATTTTCAGATCCAAACAGCCCCATCAATCCCCTCCCACTGCCCCTCTCTGCCTTCCCTTCGGCCCTTGGAGAACTCCTCACcatgccccagccctgccaagtGCCCAGAAGAGGAAagttttctctctgtgcacgCTGAGAGCAAACACAGCCGGTGCCAGCTGCCCTCCTGCACACACCTGCCCGCCCTAGGGCACACCACAccttccctgtgccaccccacgccctgccccagccagccTGCTCCTTTGCCTCGGCTCAGCGTGGATTTATTCCCCTCACAGGCTCATTTAGCACAGATCCTGCTCCATCCCATCTGGGCACTGGCTCCTCTCCCACTCCCACCTCAGCAATTCCCTCAGGAATAAGGGCTGGGAGAAAACATTCTgctctccctccatccccacctACGAGGGGCCAGCCTGAAGTGCTGTGGCTCACCAAGGACAATTCCTACACTGAGAACTGtagaaaataactaaaaaacCACCAGGAGCTCCCAGAGCACTCCCTGGGCATTtccccctgctcctggctgggggaATATTTCAGCAGCATTCCTCCCACACAGAATTCCACTGGGAATTGCCaagctcctgctctgcactTCCAGCTCACCTTCCCACACCTGTTTGCCAGTCCAGAGCTCAGCCAGTCCCTAAAACCATCCCAGCACactcccacagcagcactgggtCCCTCCTGAGGCCACCAGCCCCATCCAGACCCTCAGAATTCCCAGGTTATTCCCACTCTCCCAAACCCCCAGCCTGCAGAAGCCACTCGTGCCTTCACCCTCCTTAAACCCAGAGCTGGAGAAGCAGTTTTCCCTAATCCCAAAGGGTCAGGGGGACACCCTGACACCccctgcacagggacacacggacactTCGTGTGGAAAAGCACCTGGGCCCACATCAACCCCTCCAGGACACGCAGGGACAGACACAACACGGCCTcccaggaaaaggagggagcagggggggCAAGGAgaatgggatggagggaagaggaaagggaTGGGGGATTGaggagggggctgcagggagggagaaggggatggagagaggaggaaagggatggagggaggaggatggggctgcAGGAACAAGGAGgatgggggtgcagggacatgggaggggatggagggatgaggatgaggatggggatggggggagGAGGACGAGGATGGAGGGATGaggatggagggaggaggaagaggacgGAGGGATGAAGACGGGGATGAAGGGATGaggatggagggaggaggaagaggaaggagggatgaggacggggatggagggaggaagaggacggagggaggaggaaggggatgAAGGGATGaggatggagggaggaggaagaggacgGAGGGATGAggaaggggatggagggatgaggatggagggaggaggaagaggacggaaggatgaggatgaggatggagggaggaggaagaggacggagggaggaggaaggggatggagggaggaggatggagggaggaggaagaggacgGAGGGATGAggaaggggatggagggaggaggaagaggacgGAGGGATGAggaaggggatggagggaggaggatggagggaggaggaagaggacgGAGGGATGAGGACGGGCCTGCAGAGCCCGTGGGAGCGAGGGGCCTGAGGAAGGGGCGAGTCCCGGGGGTACCGGGAATTGGCGGCAGGGCCGGCCGGGGCAGCCCGGGGAGGGCTCCAGGGGAGGGGACGGGGGCGATGCCGCGGCCCCGCTCCAGGCGCGGCTCGGTACCTGAGGCGCTCCCGGCTCCGCCGTCCGGGAACCTGCGGCGGCCCggagcccccggcccggcccttcCCGGGGCCCGGAGCGTGTCGgggcccccggcccggccctgcccccgcccggcccggcgggtCCGGGGGTCCCCGGTGGGGCCCGGAGCGatcggggccgggccgggcccgccggaGCAGCGAcaccgccggagccgccgccgccgccagggggcgcccgggggcggggcgcggccgggggcggggccgtgggCGGGGCTTGGGTGGGCGTGGTCTGGGGTTAGGGGGTGAACgggagaggatttggggtcagtgagagaattttggggtcagggagaggatttgggggtcagcgag from Taeniopygia guttata chromosome 26, bTaeGut7.mat, whole genome shotgun sequence includes these protein-coding regions:
- the FRS3 gene encoding fibroblast growth factor receptor substrate 3; the protein is MSSLPGVMGSCCSCLCTDSIPDNHPTKFKVTNVDDEGQELGSGVLELAPGELVLHSHKRDAVRWPYLCLRRYGFDANLFSFESGRRCRTGQGIFAFKCSRAEEIFNLLQELMQCNSINVVEEPVVITRSGHPSERELPRSPQGPTSLGYTGLPNGFHSFPGESLSYSAGQHPSVSSLRHSSVGEDSTHPLLGPEEQSHTYVNTGEPEPRGRHCMHSLPEAHPPFPPRNHSCSLEDRNPQVFLQPGEVKFVLAPTSGYHRLCRQCRPHLCPPNNNNNECQEGCPSPQCVYENLNGLVAPSTSSLGRSGLSKASREDGSCSQRRSALLHYENLPALPPLWEQQPARYGDEDAGTAPTPSPNGFSEAGEEEPLQSSAASQPRRALLPRPRRGRLPNVFSFDFPRPCPEPPRQLNYIQVDLEPEPCQGQQEPRAAAPASPGARRTDSYAVIDLKKTAAMSSLQRALPRDDGTSRKTRHNSTDLPL